A region from the Fusarium musae strain F31 chromosome 1, whole genome shotgun sequence genome encodes:
- a CDS encoding hypothetical protein (EggNog:ENOG41) — protein sequence MSDANRDVSQYKYSAMSNLVLQADRRFVTRRTDEATGDPESLAGRLSIRDMGARVARDDAPKPKKQPGLPEIERGSLREGEDILAREQRKRKAEAPQSTGILGANETLVEGITYRPRTAATRQTFDLILTLVAKTLGDVPHDMVRSAADATLEFLKDDDMKDLDKKREIDDILGVTLNPKEFNELVNLGKKITDYYTHDEDEDVAMGGADGEDAEIDERQGVAVAFDEDEEDDEGGLVHEVRDESSEDEEEEEEKEGAETAEGKEEDAVADVGDEMILDSAPSGGKQDEKDKHSIPAQDIDTFWLQRQIGTLYPDAHEQSDKTKEALKILSGEPGEDGEEKSLRDVENDLMELFDYEHHELVQKLVENREKVFWLTNLARTQTPEERADVEREMVSEGLQWILNELNGKDTAEGKRGKIDIKMDIDVPASFTADGPKAERAEGQLVGGLQPRKLINLDNLVFDQGNHLMTNPKVRLPEGSTKRTFKGYEEIHIPTPKKRNEPGDVLIPISDMPEWSRNPFSKNQSLNKIQSKCYPSAFDDDGNMLVCAPTGSGKTNVGMLAILREIGKHRNPETGDIDLDAFKIVCIAPLKALVQEQVGNLGGRLEPYGIRVAELTGDRQLTKQQIAETQIIVTTPEKWDVITRKSNDLTYTNLVRLIIIDEIHLLHDDRGPVLESIVSRTIRKTEQTGEPVRIIGLSATLPNYKDVASFLRVDTKKGLFHFDGSFRPCPLRQEFVGVTDRKPIKQLKTMNDVCYNKVIEHVGTNRNQMLIFVHSRKETAKTARYIRDKALESDTINQILRHDAGSREVLNEASSQATDQDLKDILPYGFGIHHAGMSRADRTDVENLFAHGAIQVLVCTATLAWGVNLPAHTVVIKGTQVYSPEKGSWVELSPQDVLQMLGRAGRPQYDTYGEGIIITTQSEMQYYLSLLNQQLPIESQFVSKLVDNLNAEIVLGNVRTRDEGVEWLGYTYLFVRMLRSPGLYQVGAEYEDDVALEQKRVDLIHSAAMVLRKSNLIKYDEKTGKLQSTELGRIASHYYITFGSMETYNNLIQPSITTIELFRVFALSAEFKYIPVRQDEKLELAKLLGRVPIPVKESIEEPHAKINVLLQAYISRLKLDGLALMADMVYVTQSAGRILRAIFEIAMKKGWASVAKTALDLCKMAEKRMWPTMSPLRQFPSCPRDVIQKAEKIDVSWSSYFDLDPPRMGELLGLPRAGRTVCGLVNKFPRVEVQAQVQPMTRSMLRVELSITPNFEWDDTIHGAAESFWIIVEDCDGEDILYHDTFLLRKEYAESEQNEHIVDFTVPITDPMPPNYFVSVISDRWMHAETRLPVPFHKLILPEKFPPHTELLELQPLPVSALKVSSYVDLYPAWKQFNRIQTQTFNSLYKSDANVFIGAPTGSGKTVCAEFALLRHWTKGDVGRAVYIAPFQELVDSRLQDWQKRLSHLHGGKEIVKLTGETATDLKLLEKGDLILATPTQWDVLSRQWKRRKNVQTVELFIVDEVHLLGSSQGYVYETIVSRMHYIRTQTELPLRIVALSVSLANARDIGEWIDAKKHDIYNFSPHVRPVPLELHLQSFTNTHFPSLMLAMAKPTYLAITQMSPDKPAMIFVPSRKQTRATARDLLAAAFADDDEDRFLHAEVEQMKPLLERINEEALAEALSHGVGYYHEALSQSDKRIVKHLYDNGAIQVLVASRDVCWELNSTAHLVIVMGTQYFEGREHRYVDYPLSEVLHMFGKALRPSKDGRGRGVLMLPQVKREYYKKFLNEALPVESHLHNYLHDVFVTEISTKMIESGDDAINWTTFTYFYRRLLANPSYYSLTSTTHEGLSNYMSDLVETTLRELSESKIIEFDEDDGSVAPQNAAMIAAYYNISYITMQTFLLSLSARTKLKGIMEIVTSATEFESIQIRRHEDGLLRRIYDRVPVKMSEPVYDSPHFKSFVLLQSHFSRMQLPIDLAKDQEVLLSRVLSLLSAMVDILSSEGHLNAMSAMEMSQMIVQGMWDRDSPLKQIPHFSPEVVKVANEFGYALTDRLDGPPANVVRRIKDIFDFMEAMNPDENADYNKLVKRLGLSQNQLAQAANFTNDKYPDLELEHEVLDEGEIRAGEPAYLNIKIARNLEEEDGDYDSTVHAPFYPFKKMENWWLVVGDEKTKSLLAIKRVTIGRELNVRLEYTVPSPGEHDLKLFLMSDSYVGVDQEREFSVTAAEGMDVDDDDDEEDEDEDEDE from the coding sequence ATGAGGCTACTGGTGATCCAGAGTCGCTGGCCGGCCGCTTGAGTATTCGAGATATGGGTGCTCGAGTTGCACGCGATGACGCGCCAAAACCGAAGAAACAGCCTGGACTCCCCGAGATCGAGCGAGGCAGCCTTAGAGAAGGCGAAGATATCCTGGCACGAGAACAGCGCAAACGGAAGGCAGAGGCGCCTCAATCGACAGGTATCCTCGGAGCCAACGAAACTTTGGTGGAAGGCATCACATACCGGCCCCGGACAGCAGCGACGCGACAGACTTTCGATCTCATCCTTACCTTGGTGGCAAAAACTCTGGGCGACGTACCCCACGACATGGTTCGTAGCGCAGCGGATGCCACCCTGGAATTTCtgaaggatgatgatatgaAAGACCTGGATAAAAAGAGGGAAATCGACGATATCTTGGGTGTCACACTAAACCCCAAGGAATTTAATGAGTTGGTGAACCTcggcaagaagatcacaGATTACTACACCcatgacgaggacgaggacgtTGCAATGGGTGGCGCCGACGGCGAGGATGCTGAAATAGACGAGCGCCAGGGCGTCGCGGTCGCGttcgatgaagacgaagaggatgacgAAGGGGGCCTTGTTCATGAAGTCCGTGACGAATCTTcagaggacgaagaggaggaggaagagaaagaggggGCAGAGACTGCTGAAggcaaggaagaagatgctgtTGCTGATGTTGGGGATGAGATGATTCTCGACTCGGCGCCTTCAGGTGGCAAACAAGACGAGAAAGATAAGCATAGCATACCAGCCCAAGATATCGATACATTTTGGCTACAACGGCAAATCGGCACTCTATACCCCGACGCTCATGAGCAAAGCGACAAAACAAAGGAGGCTCTGAAGATCCTGTCAGGAGAACCTGGTGAGGACGGCGAGGAAAAGTCCTTACGTGATGTTGAGAATGATCTCATGGAGCTGTTCGACTACGAGCACCATGAGTTGGTTCAAAAGCTTGTTGAGAACAGGGAGAAGGTTTTCTGGCTTACAAATTTAGCACGAACACAGACTCCTGAAGAGCGCGCTGACGTTGAGCGCGAAATGGTCTCGGAGGGTCTTCAATGGATCCTCAATGAACTCAATGGTAAAGACACTGCCGAGGGCAAGAGGGGCAAGATTGATATCAAGATGGATATCGATGTCCCAGCTTCCTTTACCGCAGATGGACCCAAAGCTGAACGTGCTGAGGGCCAACTTGTCGGCGGGCTTCAGCCTCGaaagctcatcaacctcgataATCTGGTTTTCGATCAAGGAAACCATCTTATGACAAACCCCAAGGTCCGGCTACCAGAAGGCTCAACCAAGAGGACGTTCAAGGGCTATGAAGAAATTCATATCCCTACTCCCAAGAAACGCAATGAGCCCGGCGATGTCTTGATACCCATTTCTGATATGCCAGAGTGGTCACGAAACCCCTTTAGTAAGAACCAGTCCTTGAACAAGATCCAGTCCAAGTGCTATCCTTCAGCattcgacgatgatggaaacATGCTTGTTTGTGCTCCTACCGGTAGTGGAAAAACCAATGTTGGTATGCTCGCTATTCTCCGGGAGATTGGAAAACATCGCAACCCTGAGACCGGCGATATCGATCTAGACGCCTTTAAGATCGTCTGTATCGCTCCTTTGAAGGCTCTAGTTCAGGAACAGGTCGGCAATCTGGGTGGTAGGCTCGAACCTTACGGTATTCGAGTCGCAGAACTGACAGGTGACCGTCAACTTACCAAGCAACAAATCGCCGAGACGCAGATCATCGTCACAACCCCCGAGAAATGGGACGTCATCACCAGAAAGTCCAATGACTTGACCTACACCAACCTCGTGCGCCTCATCATTATCGACGAGATCCACCTTCTCCATGACGACCGTGGCCCTGTACTGGAAAGCATCGTCAGCCGAACCATCCGCAAGACTGAACAAACCGGCGAGCCAGTTCGAATTATTGGTCTTTCTGCCACACTGCCCAACTACAAAGATGTTGCGAGCTTCTTGCGAGTGGACACGAAGAAAGGCCTCTTCCACTTTGATGGATCTTTCCGACCCTGTCCTCTGCGACAGGAGTTTGTTGGCGTCACTGACCGTAAACCTATCAAGCAGCTAAAGACCATGAACGACGTCTGCTACAACAAGGTGATCGAGCATGTGGGCACAAACCGTAACCAGATGCTTATCTTCGTGCATTCCCGAAAAGAGACTGCCAAGACTGCTCGCTACATCCGCGATAAGGCTCTTGAGTCAGACACAATCAACCAGATCCTTCGTCACGATGCTGGTAGCCGTGAAGTCCTCAACGAAGCGTCTTCCCAGGCAACCGACCAAGACTTGAAGGATATTCTGCCATATGGTTTCGGCATCCATCATGCTGGTATGAGCCGAGCTGACAGGACAGATGTTGAAAACCTTTTTGCCCATGGTGCTATCCAGGTCCTGGTGTGTACCGCTACGCTGGCTTGGGGTGTGAACTTGCCTGCCCATACAGTTGTCATCAAAGGAACACAGGTGTACTCCCCCGAGAAGGGTAGTTGGGTTGAGCTCAGCCCTCAAGATGTCCTTCAGATGCTTGGACGTGCGGGTCGACCACAATACGATACTTATGGAGAAGGCATCATCATTACGACACAGAGTGAAATGCAATACTATCTCTCACTTCTGAATCAGCAGCTTCCGATCGAGAGTCAGTTTGTCAGCAAGCTGGTGGACAACCTGAATGCCGAAATTGTCCTTGGCAACGTAAGGACTCGTGATGAGGGCGTTGAGTGGTTGGGCTACACATACCTCTTCGTTAGAATGCTTCGCTCGCCTGGACTTTACCAGGTTGGCGCAGAGTACGAAGATGATGTGGCTCTTGAGCAGAAGCGAGTTGACTTGATTCACTCTGCCGCCATGGTTCTGCGAAAGTCAAATCTCATTAAGtatgatgaaaagactggAAAGCTCCAGTCAACTGAGCTTGGTCGTATCGCTTCGCATTACTATATCACATTCGGTTCTATGGAGACTTACAACAACCTCATCCAGCCTTCTATCACCACGATCGAGCTCTTCCGTGTCTTCGCCCTCAGTGCTGAATTCAAGTATATCCCAGTTCGAcaggatgagaagcttgagttgGCTAAACTGCTGGGCCGAGTCCCAATCCCTGTCAAGGAGAGCATTGAGGAACCACACGCTAAGATCAATGTCCTTTTGCAGGCATACATCTCGCGCCTCAAGCTCGATGGCCTCGCGCTCATGGCCGACATGGTGTACGTCACGCAATCCGCTGGCCGTATCTTGCGCGCCATCTTTGAGATCGCAATGAAGAAAGGCTGGGCATCCGTTGCGAAGACTGCTTTGGACCTCTGTAAAATGGCCGAGAAGCGGATGTGGCCAACAATGTCACCTCTTCGACAGTTCCCCTCTTGTCCTCGGGATGTTATCCAGAAGGCCGAGAAAATTGATGTGTCTTGGAGCAGCTACTTTGATCTGGATCCTCCCCGTATgggtgagcttcttggtcttcCTCGAGCCGGCCGTACTGTATGTGGCTTGGTCAACAAGTTCCCGCGAGTTGAAGTCCAGGCTCAAGTTCAACCTATGACAAGATCGATGCTGCGTGTGGAACTGAGCATCACACCTAATTTTGAGTGGGACGATACTATCCATGGCGCCGCAGAGAGCTTTTGGATTATTGTTGAGGATTGCGATGGAGAAGACATACTTTACCACGACACCTTTTTATTGCGCAAAGAATACGCCGAGTCGGAGCAGAATGAGCACATTGTCGACTTCACCGTTCCTATCACGGATCCAATGCCTCCAAACTACTTCGTTTCGGTTATCTCTGACCGATGGATGCATGCTGAGACCAGGCTACCTGTTCCATTTCATAAGCTGATCTTGCCTGAGAAGTTCCCTCCTCATACAgaacttcttgagcttcagcctcTCCCCGTTTCTGCCCTCAAGGTATCAAGCTATGTTGATCTCTATCCTGCATGGAAGCAGTTCAACAGAATCCAAACACAGACTTTCAACTCGCTGTACAAGTCTGACGCGAATGTGTTTATTGGAGCTCCCACAGGTAGCGGCAAGACTGTTTGTGCCGAATTTGCTCTTCTAAGGCATTGGACAAAGGGCGATGTTGGTCGTGCTGTGTATATTGCCCCCTTCCAAGAACTTGTTGACTCTCGCCTCCAAGATTGGCAGAAGAGGCTCAGCCATCTCCATGGCGGCAAAGAGATAGTGAAGCTCACCGGTGAGACAGCAACAGACCTCAAGCTGCTGGAAAAGGGAGACCTTATCTTGGCAACCCCAACTCAGTGGGATGTGCTATCAAGACAATGGAAGCGACGAAAGAACGTTCAGACAGTTGAACTGTTCATCGTTGACGAGGTCCATCTCCTTGGCAGTTCTCAAGGTTATGTGTACGAGACGATTGTCTCTCGTATGCATTACATCCGCACGCAGACAGAATTACCCCTGCGAATTGTCGCATTGAGTGTATCGCTGGCGAACGCTCGAGACATTGGTGAATGGATCGATGCAAAGAAGCACGACATCTATAACTTCAGCCCACATGTTCGACCGGTCCCTCTTGAGCTTCACCTCCAGTCATTCACAAATACTCATTTCCCGTCTCTCATGCTTGCCATGGCCAAGCCCACGTATCTGGCCATCACACAAATGTCTCCTGACAAGCCTGCCATGATCTTTGTGCCCAGCCGCAAGCAGACTCGTGCAACTGCCCGAGATTTGTTGGCTGCAGCCTTtgctgacgatgatgaggaccgTTTCCTTCATGCTGAAGTGGAGCAAATGAAGCCTCTGCTCGAACGCATCAACGAGGAGGCACTCGCCGAAGCCCTCTCTCATGGTGTTGGGTACTACCATGAGGCTCTTAGCCAGAGTGATAAGCGAATTGTTAAGCATCTCTACGACAATGGTGCTATCCAGGTGCTTGTTGCTTCACGCGATGTTTGCTGGGAGCTCAACAGCACAGCTCATCTCGTGATAGTCATGGGCACACAATACTTTGAAGGCCGAGAGCATCGATATGTCGACTACCCTCTCAGTGAGGTGCTGCACATGTTCGGTAAAGCTCTTAGACCCTCCAAGGACGGCCGAGGCCGAGGCGTCCTTATGCTGCCCCAAGTCAAGCGCGAGTACTATAAGAAATTCCTAAACGAGGCCCTTCCTGTTGAGTCGCATCTGCACAACTACTTGCACGATGTCTTTGTGACAGAGATCAGCACCAAGATGATCGAGTCGGGCGACGATGCGATCAACTGGACTACCTTCACCTACTTCTACCGAAGGTTGCTTGCCAACCCAAGTTATTATAGCTTGACAAGCACAACGCATGAGGGCCTCAGCAACTACATGTCTGATTTGGTTGAGACGACTCTCCGTGAGCTGAGCGAATCCAAGATCATTGAGTTTGACGAGGACGACGGATCCGTGGCACCCCAAAACGCAGCCATGATTGCGGCATACTACAACATTTCCTACATCACGATGCAGACTTTCCTGCTCTCTTTGAGCGCTCGCACAAAGCTCAAAGGCATCATGGAAATCGTCACTTCAGCAACAGAGTTCGAGTCAATCCAGATTCGACGTCATGAGGATGGTCTGTTGCGACGCATTTACGACCGAGTGCCTGTCAAGATGTCGGAGCCAGTTTATGACTCGCCTCATTTCAAATCCTTCGTCTTGCTCCAGTCTCACTTCTCCCGTATGCAGCTGCCAATTGATCTCGCAAAGGACCAGGAGGTCCTACTGTCGAGGGTATTGAGTCTTCTTAGTGCCATGGTCGACATTCTGTCTTCGGAGGGACATCTCAATGCCATGAGCGCTATGGAGATGTCACAGATGATCGTTCAGGGAATGTGGGATCGGGATAGCCCTCTTAAACAGATTCCTCACTTCTCACCGGAGGTTGTCAAGGTGGCTAATGAGTTTGGGTACGCACTGACTGATAGATTGGACGGACCGCCAGCTAATGTTGTTCGCAGAATCAAGGACATCTTTGATTTCATGGAAGCCATGAACCCGGATGAGAATGCCGATTACAACAAGCTTGTTAAGCGACTTGGCTTGTCACAAAACCAATTGGCACAGGCTGCAAACTTCACAAACGACAAGTATCCTGACCTGGAGCTTGAACATGAGGTTCTCGACGAGGGTGAGATCAGGGCAGGTGAACCGGCCTACCTGAACATCAAGATTGCTCGCAAtttggaagaggaggacggtGATTATGACTCTACCGTACACGCACCATTCTACCCcttcaagaagatggagaactGGTGGCTGGTTGTTGGCgatgagaagaccaagagccTCTTGGCCATCAAGCGGGTGACAATCGGGCGGGAACTGAACGTTCGCCTCGAGTACACTGTGCCATCGCCAGGTGAGCATGATCTGAAGCTGTTCCTAATGAGTGATAGCTATGTTGGAGTCGACCAGGAGCGGGAGTTTTCGGTTACAGCAGCCGAGGGCATGGAtgtggatgacgatgacgatgaagaggacgaagacgaggacgaagacgagTAG